Below is a genomic region from bacterium BMS3Abin08.
TACCATAGCTATCTTCAGGGTGTTGCCATGCCGAGTGAGCTTGCTCATTTTCTTATGTTCGGCTATGAAATCCATGAGTTTCCAGGCAGGGGATTGATCGAGGCAATCGGAGAAGGCATTGCCGTCAATGATGAAGAAGTCGCAATTCTTTCCAGGATATTCTCTGTCAAGCCTCTGGAGGATAGACTTATCTTAACTAAGGAAACCCCTGAGGTGGATATAGAAACCTGCAGGACCTTACAGAAAGAGATACGGTTCTTTCAGAAAGGCAACATCGAGATAGAATTTGTCCCCACAAAGGCAATAGAAGGTATCCTGATTCTCAGGGGGGAGGTATCAGCAGATATTACGGATTCAAACCCTATATACGAAGGCCGCCCCCTTATGGAAATACTGCCGATAGAGGGAACTGTGGACAGTGCCGGGGCACTCCGTACAGCTAAGGCCCTTAACAGCTATCTGAAGTGGTGTTATAAAACACTATCATCACATCCAATAAACATGGAAAGGCAAAGAAAGGGTCTCTTGCCGATAAATGCAGTCGGTACACAAAGGGCCGGTAAGATGACCGGTTTGACTCCATTCAGACAAAAATGGGGATTGAATCCCCTCTCTATAGCATCGGGCGCCCTGTACCACGGGCTCTGTGGTTTCCTTGGTATGGAAATCCGTAAAGTGCGGGATACAGGAGATGTAGAAAAAGACCTGATTGAAAGGTTGAGGATAGCGAAAGGGGCGGATGAAT
It encodes:
- a CDS encoding cofactor-independent phosphoglycerate mutase, whose protein sequence is MRCILLVLDGLGDKGLPEFGGRTPLQVAETPNLDHTANIGMNGLYHSYLQGVAMPSELAHFLMFGYEIHEFPGRGLIEAIGEGIAVNDEEVAILSRIFSVKPLEDRLILTKETPEVDIETCRTLQKEIRFFQKGNIEIEFVPTKAIEGILILRGEVSADITDSNPIYEGRPLMEILPIEGTVDSAGALRTAKALNSYLKWCYKTLSSHPINMERQRKGLLPINAVGTQRAGKMTGLTPFRQKWGLNPLSIASGALYHGLCGFLGMEIRKVRDTGDVEKDLIERLRIAKGADEFDFIHVHTKAPDVAAHTRNSEHKKSILESLDRAISYAREEILPDGEILFIITADHSTASAGTMIHSGETVPITMYGRYTRRDDVTAFNEISCAGGGLGPVRGKELMYLILNFLDRGKLFGLMDSPVNQPYFPGMYKPLRIRDAQKNT